CGATGTGTTTGCAGTTGCGCGAATTGCTGGTATTCAAGCGGCGAAAAAGTGCAGTGATTTAATTCCTTTATGTCATCCTTTGATGCTAAGTAAAGTGCAAGTAGATTTCACCCTTGATAGTGAAAACAGTCAAGTACAAGTGAATAGTTTATGTCGCTTAACAGGGCAAACAGGTGTTGAAATGGAAGCATTAACCGCAGTTTCTATTGCTTGCTTAACCTTGTTTGATATGTGTAAAGCAGCTGACCCTGCAATGATGATTCATGGTATTGAAGTATTAACCAAAGAAGGTGGCAAGTCTGGTCATTGGCAAAGTCCGTCTACCTAATTAAGAGAAAACCTTATGATAAAAATTGTTTTTTTTGCAGCACTTAGAGAGCAACTTGACTGTGCTGAACTGTCTCTAGCAGCAGATGATGCTAAGACAGTCGATGATATTAAGCAGTTATTAAGTGATAAAAATGAACAGTGGCAACAAACGTTCAGTAATACGTCACTGTTATCTGCGGTAAACCATGACATGGTTGATGGTAGTCACTTGGTAAAATCAGGCGATGAAGTTGCCTTTTTCCCTCCAGTTACCGGCGGATAACTTATGTTGAAACAAGAGATATCGATCCAAACTGATGATTTTAGTTTAGCTGATGAAGTTGCCTTACTTGAAAAAGATAATGTAACGGATGGTG
The DNA window shown above is from Colwellia psychrerythraea 34H and carries:
- the moaC gene encoding cyclic pyranopterin monophosphate synthase MoaC, producing MTTNTASNEAQTSEKAPELSHLNQQGEANMVDVTEKAMTSRTATAQGYIKMNRATFELITTGKHKKGDVFAVARIAGIQAAKKCSDLIPLCHPLMLSKVQVDFTLDSENSQVQVNSLCRLTGQTGVEMEALTAVSIACLTLFDMCKAADPAMMIHGIEVLTKEGGKSGHWQSPST
- the moaD gene encoding molybdopterin converting factor subunit 1 — translated: MIKIVFFAALREQLDCAELSLAADDAKTVDDIKQLLSDKNEQWQQTFSNTSLLSAVNHDMVDGSHLVKSGDEVAFFPPVTGG